ATTTCTTCTACGGCAATTTCTGGGGCAATACCATTAGTATTAAGTCTCACACCAATACGAGGATAAGTAATCGACGGCAATAAATCCACCGAGATATTATTAACAAAAAATACCCCAATGACTATTACTGCTAACGTTAACATCATCGTAGCGATATGACGACGGATAGCAGTACCACTGATACTAAAAGGGTGGAGGGCGCTATTTTTTGTTTCTGCTGACATAACCTTATGAAGTGGAGATTTTCAGCACTACCTTAACATATCTTAATGGTGG
This DNA window, taken from Cyanobacterium sp. T60_A2020_053, encodes the following:
- a CDS encoding efflux RND transporter permease subunit — its product is MSAETKNSALHPFSISGTAIRRHIATMMLTLAVIVIGVFFVNNISVDLLPSITYPRIGVRLNTNGIAPEIAVEEITRPIEEALTNLSTAPVV